The genomic region GTGAGCGGGTCTTAATGAAGCATAAAAACTTAAGAAAATCATATATACTTTTTAATTCCCGTTTGAACAATGAAAAACAACCTTTTTCCGCCTGAAATAATACGCCAGACCACCGAAAGTCTCTTTGTGGAAAGGCATACCCGCAGCAGGGTGCTGTATATTTCGGTGCTCGGTATGGTGATTCTGATATTTTCCTCATTGCCTTTCATAAACATTTCCGTCACCACACAGAGTCATGGGATTATTCGCTCCGAGAAAGAAAACAACAGCATTTCATCAGCTTACCACGGGCGAATCGAACGGATCAATATTCAGGAAAATCAACCAGTATCCGAGGGCGATACACTGATTGTGCTCAATACTTCAGGCATCGATGAAGAAATCGAATGGTACGATCAACAAATCAACAAGAACAGCCTTTACATCCGGGAGTTACAAAAACTTCTCAACGGAGGAAAAAATCTTCAAACCCGCCTTTATCAGAGTAATTATCTGGAATATCAGACCAATGCCAGAAAATATGAACACGATCTGAACAATGCCGAAAAAGATTATCGGGTTCATCAAAAACTTTATGTTCAAGAAGTTATACCGGAAATGGAATTTGAAAAGAAGAGATACCGGTACGAACAAGCTTCCAATGCCTATATGGTCTATAAAAGGCAGTCCAGCCTGCAGTGGCAAAATGAGCTGGAAAGGTTACGTTTACAAAAACAGGAGCATCAGTCGAAAATGGAAAGGCTGAAAAAAGAAAAGCAGCAATATATCATCACTTCACCGGTTACTGGCATAATTACCCAATTTTCCGGAGTCCGGAGAGGCAATTTCCTGGTGCCCAATCAGACGGTAGCCCTGATCTCTCCGAATCAGAACCTGCTGGTAGAATGCTACCTTTCTCCTGCTGATATTGGCTATATCAGAGACAGCATGAACGTCCGCTTTCAGTTCGATGCCTTTAACTACAATCAATGGGGGCTTGGTGAAGGGAAAGTTATGGATGTTTCCAATGACATCATCACCCGGAATGAGCAACCCGTTTTTAAGGTAAGATGTACGCTGGAAACCCGGGAGCTTCGGTTAAAGAACGGATACAGGGGAAAATTGAAAAAAGGCATGACGCTGACGGCCCGATTTCTGATCACCGAGCGCAGCTTGTTTCAGCTCCTCTATGATAAGATAGACAAATGGTTGAATCCAAAATTGGA from Bacteroidales bacterium harbors:
- a CDS encoding HlyD family efflux transporter periplasmic adaptor subunit; the protein is MKNNLFPPEIIRQTTESLFVERHTRSRVLYISVLGMVILIFSSLPFINISVTTQSHGIIRSEKENNSISSAYHGRIERINIQENQPVSEGDTLIVLNTSGIDEEIEWYDQQINKNSLYIRELQKLLNGGKNLQTRLYQSNYLEYQTNARKYEHDLNNAEKDYRVHQKLYVQEVIPEMEFEKKRYRYEQASNAYMVYKRQSSLQWQNELERLRLQKQEHQSKMERLKKEKQQYIITSPVTGIITQFSGVRRGNFLVPNQTVALISPNQNLLVECYLSPADIGYIRDSMNVRFQFDAFNYNQWGLGEGKVMDVSNDIITRNEQPVFKVRCTLETRELRLKNGYRGKLKKGMTLTARFLITERSLFQLLYDKIDKWLNPKLDKSLEYS